The following DNA comes from Miscanthus floridulus cultivar M001 chromosome 5, ASM1932011v1, whole genome shotgun sequence.
AGcgtaaaagagaaagagaaaatttAATACAAATTGTTTTTTTCATTAATGTTATCTATTTGAGAAGAAAAAGTGTAGTGGGCAACCCAATTGTGGTTCAtgaaaatgtaataataaattaATATTCTTGCAATATATGCCCTTATGTATTTTATTTGAGACCGTACTTTTCTATTATATATAGGTGCTGTAAATGCATCCTGTTCCATCGACAAATTGTCACGTGTCCAAAAGAACGTAAGCGTGAGCTAGATAGAGCACGAAGGGCTGCAATGTCTTCTGAACAAAAGGCGCTTTTAAATAAGAGACGACGTGACTTGTATGCACGGAAAAATGCTACAAGAAAACTGCAAATGACTCCACAAGAGAAGGAGTTGAAACGAAAAGAGAGCCAGAAAAAATACAATAGGATGGTGAGAAAACACCGAGCAAACAATTTGCATCCAGACTCAATAGCCATGGAGAGCCCTCACTTTAACCCTCAGTTTATTTTTCCTTCTTCACCTCAATCGCATGAAGCGCCTTCACACGAGATAGAAATACGCGAATTGAGGGGCACGTCTATTAACGTCGCGCCGACTGTAGTTCAAAATCCAGAAGTCTAGACCCCTGAAGTGGCTGCGACACAGACCATACATAGACAATGAGTGACCACTGGAGAGAGAAATGCCCTTCTATCCTGTCGCAATCAGGCTTAATGCGATTTAAAAAAAtatccacgctttgttctttttagttgtaggagatttaaGAAAATTAATCAGCAGGAACTATCGGGACGGAGTGAGTATTCGGTACAAATTACTCCTATGGACCCTGTTCAAAGTTCAAAGGAGAAGAAAACTTTGGAGGGGTTTAATGCGCTTTTGGAGAGGGAGTGACTTCCGAGGGGGTTTATGAAATTTTACGATTACCTTGACTGACTCCAAGGTCTACGCCTGTCGAACCAAAAACCAGCGAAAGCTGAAATGGACTAGGCAACCTACATCGCCCCCGTACCTTCCACTGTACTGCCCCGCTCCGGCGCCGGCGACTACCATCAGATGCCTGGATCTGGATCTTTCGTTGCACGGGTGCGTCCCTTGCTCGTCATCCGCTCTCTTATCTCGTCTTGTGCCGATCTGGCAGCTTATTGTTTCGCTTGCTGTGAGTCTGTGACTCGCTGAAAAATGTTATTTTCTTGAGCTTGATTTTTTTTCATTCCACGGTCCATCCTGATTTCATCGAACCAACTAGCTCAGTGAATCGTAAAATATGTATACTatcggtctgttcgctggttggtttctgggctgatttgggctggctggtgctggtgtggtgagagaaaaacactgttgcctAGCTGATTtgagctggctgaaaccaacaagcgaacgggCTGTATGTTGGAGTAGATCTAATTTGATTAGTCATGAACTAATTAGTAGTAATCTCTATATTATTGGTATAACAACGACAAGAAGACTACTGAAAGGAAGCCCATACTATTCGCCTATGCCTTTTTCTAGTTCAGAATGTTGGTTTTTGCTACCTGTGGGCTGTGGCTGTGAGTGACTCAAATATTAGCAGTATGTAGGAGAGTCAGTGCTTGCTACTTTTGGGCTGGTTCTGTGATCTGGACAGGATATGGGAATATCTACGGACTAAAATTTCCGTGATGAGATTGTGGGAGAGTACCACATTCTCCATTGATAGATTCAGTGATGcagatggtttttttttttttgaatcgaGGCTTTCCCCATTTCCATTAACAGAGTAACGCAGATGATTTATGAATCACAATAATAATTCAGTATGTATATCCATCAGTGTATAAAATTTCAGTGGTAGGATAGTGGTGCTTTGCATTGCTACATCTTCACAGATTCCGGATAAGAGACGATTTGTTGTCTGTAGCAATTTTTCTGGTTATGTTGCTCGATTTGAGTTCATATTGGTCTGGTTATTTGCATGTTTTTTATTCATTCAATGTGTACTGTGACCAGAAAATGGACCTGAAGTCCTGAACTGTCAACTGCTCTGCACTTGATCTGAACGGCCGCTGGTCTCTGCTTGGTCTGAACTACCAGTCGACTTATACTTTCCTGCACTTGCAACAGTGCCATATCTTTGCTCCAGAGAGATATTGTTGTGGTTAAGAACATAGAGAAGATGGAGTTGGTTGTAGGTGCTTCACAAGCCACCATGAAGTCTCTCCTGGGAAAGCTGGGCGGCCTTCTCTCCCAGGAGTATACTTTAATCAGGGGGGTTCGTGGTGACATCCAGTACATCAACGATGAGCTTGCCAGCATGCAGGCATTCCTTCGCGACCTCAGCAACCCAGATGATCAAGACAACCGGACGAAGGATTGGATGAAGCAGATCCGTGACATTGCTTATGATGTTGAAGATTGCATTGATGACTTTGCCCACCGCCTCCCTCATGATTCCATCAGTGATGTCAAATGCACCTTCATAGTCATGAGACTCTACGAACTCAAGACATGGTGGCCGCGCCGTCAAATTGCTACAAATATTTCTGCACTTAAGGTCCGGGCACAACAGATTGCAGAACGACGCAGCAGATATGGAGTTGAAAATCCAATCAAAGGCAACAAAAATAGACCTGGAATCCGATCCACTATGTACAGCGACATTGCTGAGCATCAGGTTGCAGACCATCAGCTCATCAATATTAAGGAGCCTGTGGGGATGAATAACATAAAGGAGCTTCAGGAGTGGGTAACCAAACCTCACCCAGAGCGAACTGTTTTGTCGATTATTGGATTTGGGGGTGTGGGTAAGACCACCATTGCCACAGCATTGTACCGGAGAGTCAGTAATGAATTTGACTGCCGGGCTTTGGTCACTGTGTCTCAGAACTATGACGAAGATGCAGTCCTCAGTAGTATTCTGAATCAAGTCATGCCACAGGACAGAAATCAGGAACAACGTGGCAGTGAGGCAGCAAGCTTCGAAAAGAACCTAGTGATACACATTACAAGCAAACTGAAGCGAGCTGTGTCACTGGACCAAGGTGACAGAAAGCAAGGCAATGATGGGAGTTCTGGTACAAAGCAGATCAAGATAAAAACAACGGGCCGCGATCAACTTGTCAAAGAGCTAAAACAGCACCTGGATGAAAAGAGGTATATATTAAAAttatttcattgcttctttgtcaaTCCATTATATCCATTCCAAACACAACGACTATTTCCTTCTCAATATGGTTTGGTACTGTTAGATGTGTGTGTTAGGTGTGTATACTCACAGGGGTTTTCTGTATATGTACCTTGTACATCTAGCCCCATTGGCAATGGAATAGATTGAAGTTGCTCACTTCTAACAGGTATTCCGTTCAATCTTGTGATCTGGCCACCAGCTTAATGTCAGCAAGAGGGGATGGATATACATGGTACAATCATTGTCATTCTTTATCTGGACAAGGCAGCCTTGCATGTCTTGTCATTGTTTTCCAAACTAAACCTCTTGAGGAATGCTTGAAAGTGATGACACTTGTGTGCACACGTGGTACGAACATATAATATAAGGACTCCAACTTGCACTCTAGCTCATGGGTCATAACACATTAGCATCACAAATTGAAGCACAATCGCTGCCACTGCACTATGCAACACCCTTCCAGAACATGGCATTCATGGGGGTGGTCTTCCTAATGTTTCCTTTCAGCAGCAGGAGTGCCGACATGGCAGCTCCAAACCTTTTCAGTGTTTAATAAACATACATATATATGATATGGGAAGTTGGGAACCATCTTAAAAATGATGAACAACCTAAGAGAAGCTAAGAAGCTTCATCATTATCTTTTTTTTACTATCCTTGAAAAGGTATCAAGAGagactaaaaattaaacatggatGTGGTAACTAACTAACTAAAGTACCAAAAATCGGTACCTCCTTGTTATCAATGATCTAGGATTTAAACTTGGGTTGCCTGAATGTAAATCCACACCCCTAAGGCCCTAACCAAGCCAGGATTAGTTCCTTATATTTGGATTTCATAAGCTCAGAAGAAGAAGAACCTCACCTAATAATAAACGGAAAAAGTCTATATAACCCCCCAACTATTCAGGGTggactacttcaccccccaaactataaaaccgaattttctaccccctgaactttccaaaaccggtcaaataacccccCAGAAGGTTTTGGACAGTTGTTTTGCTACAGTgacggtggttttgtctttttcttttttatttatttgtgctgaatctttgaaaaatcgtagtaaatcacagaaaaatcataaaatggaaaatctaattttgttggactccacatgagtagatctacacagtgaacatataatatggtatgctttattacaaagtttttgctgtagctttatatctatgtttttctataattaatttaaaTAATTCATAGTTGCAGCTTCTATgttccaattgtggtgaaatttttatggtgggctaattattgtatgattgaactgtagtaaaaatttcatactcattggatcatgtataacttaattatagatttatttaggtttattcTTGTTAAATCTGtgttttatctataactaagttatacatgatcaatGAGTattaaatttttactatagttcaagcatacaataattagcccaccattaaaatttcaccataattagaccatagaagctgcaactatgaattattccaattaattacagaaaagcatagatctaaagctacagcaaaaactttgtactaaagcacaccatattatatgttcaatgtgtagatctactcatgtggagtccaacaaaattagattttccattttatgatttttctgtgatttactacgatttttcaaagattcagcacaaataaataaaaaagaaaaagacaaaaccaccgtcactgtagcaaaaccactgtccaaaaccgtctggggggttatttgaccggttttggaaagttcagggggtagaaAATCCGGTTTTATAGTTGGGGGGGTGAAGTAGTCCACCCTGAATAGTTGGGGGGGTTATATAGACTTTTTCCAATAATAAACCATGTCTTGGACAGAAGATAACCTTGTATCTCATGCAatttctttttgttttcttgCTAGGTATCTCCTCCTAATTGATGACATATGGTCTGCAAAAACATGGGAGAGTATCAGAAACTGCTTGCCAGATAATAAGAAACGCAGTAGAATTATAGTGACAACAAGATTTCAAGCTGTTGGTGCCGCATGCTCCCGGCGAGAAAGAATTGATCTTCTGCATAGAATTGATTTTCTCAAAGAGAATGACTCCAAGAGCTTATTTGATCAAAGTGTTTCTGAATCCATAAGCAGCAAACACAGTGAGAAAGTTCAGGAAGACAAACACAGAGTTCAGGATCAAGACAAACACAGCCAGAAAGTTCAGGGTGAAGACAAACACAGCGAGAAAGTTCAGGATCAAGACAAACACAGCGAGAAAGTTCAGGATCAAGACAAGGAGATTTGGAAAATATGCGGGGGGCTGCCGTTGGCCATAGTCACCATTGCTGGCCTTGTTGCCTGCAATCCAAACGGGGGTGAAGTTTGTAGGTCAGTATTTCCAAAGTCAGTAGATCGTCTTACtctggatgaggtcacaaggatACTCGATTGTTGCTATAATGATTTGCCTGGATATCTCAAAACCTGCTCACTGTACATGAGTGTATTTCCAAAAGGTTGGAAAATTAGCAGGAAGCGTTTGACTAGGCGTTGGATAGCTGAAGGTTTTGTTAGCGAGGGGCAAGGTTTGACAGAGGAGGAAGTTGCAGAAACTTACTTTAATCAGCTCATGAAAAGGAAGATAATACGCCCTTTGAAGCACAGCAGCAATGGAAAGCTAAAAACCTTTCAAGTTCATGACATGGTTCTTGAATATATCGTATCCAAGTCAAGCGAAGAGAATTTTATTACTGTGGTTGGTGGCCACTGGATGATGGCAGCGCCTAGCAATAAAGTCCGTCGGCTTTCTATGCAGGGTAGTGGATCCAAGCCTGGAGATTCAACAAAAGGCATGAACTTGTCTCAAGTGCGATCACTGACGGTTTTTGGGAGTCTGAATCAGCTTCCTTTCCATTCATTCAATAATGGAATAATACAAGTGTTAGATCTTGAGGGATGGAAGGGTTTGAAAGAGAAACATCTGGATGACATATGTAAAATGCTTGTACTGAAGTATTTGAGCCTACGACGAACAGAAATTACCAAAATTCCTTCAAAGATTGGGAAACTCATATACTTAGAAACTCTTGACATAAGAGAGACAAATGTAAGGGAGCTGCCTAAATCTGTAGGCCAGCTAAAATGCATCAGTAACATACTTGGTGGGAACAAAAACCCACGGAAGGGGGTGAGATGGCCTCAGGAAAAAAGTAAGGAAGCAAGAAAAGGTGCATTGCTGCAAGAAAAAAGTAAGGACGCACTGAAATCACTTCGTATACTGTCAGGGATTGAAATTGTTGGGGAATCAACAGCTGTAGAAGGCCTTCATCAGTTGACAGGACTGAGGAAGCTCGTCATTTACAAACTTAGCATACCGAAGGATGGTCAGGCCTTCACAGAATTGCAATCCGCTATTGAGTACCTTGGCAGCTGCAGTCTGCAGACCCTGGCAATCAATGATGAGGGTTCTGATTTTATCAACTCATTGGACTCCATGTCTGCACCTCCAATATACCTCGTTGCCCTTGAGCTGTCCGGCAAGTTGGAAAGACCCCCACAGTGGATCACTAAGCTCCATAGTCTTAATAAGTTATCCCTATCCATGACAGTTCTCCGGACAGATACTCTCGAGCTCCTCCGCTCACTGCCTTCACTGTTTTCTCTCACCTTTTCACTGATTGCAGCAAACCCAGACCAGGACATAGAGGACATTCTTGAGAAGAACAAGACATTGTCTGACGGAGAGGTCTTTGTTACTGCTGGATTCGAGAAACTAAAGCTGCTTCGCTTCTTTGCACCTTTTGTGCCAAAGCTAGTCTTTTCAGACAATGCGATGCCAGAACTCGAGATGATTGAGATGCGGTTTGAAGCCTTCCATGGTATATTTGGCACCGACACCCTAAAAAAACTCCAAGAGGTGCATCTCCGAGTTAATGATCATGCTGATGGAATGACCAGGATCTTTATAGATGATTTGAAGAACAATGAGAGAGTGAGGGTAATCGTTGACTACATCGTCACCGCTTGAAATGGCAGGATATTGCTTCCACCCAGGGCACTTAGCTGTCTTCTGGCACTGCACTGGGATGGACTAGCACTACTATTGGTTGTTTTTCCTTTGTGCTACCGTCATGTTTGATCACAGTTTGTACTGAAGAGAGGATCCTGTAAGAACTATTGCAGTCCTTTTCCTGTTGTATGTTCATGTTTTGGTCTGTCACTCTTGTAATATTACTTTAAAAAACTCGTAATCATGTGGTGTATTGGCATCATGCGTCCCTGCGAGATCTCTTTGTTATGAAAAATTATGTCAAACTGTTCTAAGCCTGTCATGTTACCTACAGATCGTCCTgtttgcttggcttataagccgtactttttttagccaacgaaaaatatttttctcttacagcaaatcagccaacagtactttcagccataactTATCAGCCAAAAGAACGGGGCTCTAGATCAGATCACAGTAAAAGCAGCCTGATCATGAGACCCTTGAACACGTGACGAACAAGAAGCAAACATACATTGGCCTTGTTTGCATGGTAAAACGACGAATAATAAAAACGAAAGATCGGGTATACATATATGTACTTCTTCGGTCCATAAAAAATCACTATAGGACTCGTaagtattataaaaatatatttattttaaaaatactGGCAATTTTTATATCTTcacataaatttattataaaaatatatttaacgatctatctaataataatactaattatatgttataaatataaatatttagttaaagttaaacatgtttaaCTTCTCAAGAAGAGAGAATATACCATTTAATCATCTCTTCCTAATTCTTTCTATATACTATTCTGCCGTTCACCATTGCGTGCTCAGCCAGGATTGAAGTTTGACCGACAATTTGGCTTCAAACTAGTGCTACTGCTAGATTAAAAAAAAACTAGTACTACTGCTTTTCATCTCAAATTGGCGCCGTTCACACAAGGGACtgctctccttttttttttttttttttttttttttgaaaaccttGTGGAAGGAAACTCTGGCGGGGTCTTTTTTTCAGATGGAGAGGGGTTCTTCTTTGTTGGATGGGAAGAGGGGTTTTCACTTTTATGGGAGGAAATCAAGGACCTTTCTTTCGCAttcagaacaaaaaaaaaaagaaccttTCTTTGGATTGGGGGTTTTTGTGTTAGGATGAAATCTTGAATCCTATTTGGAGGGGAAGAATTCTGTCTTCTAAGAAATGCTGATATCATGCTGGATTGATTTGATTCTTGAAACTCTTGCCTTTGTTTTGGGTCGCAGTGCGAGACCGGCCACGTCGTGTGCGGTGCCTGTCGCGGCAGCCACGTCCAGGcctgcgccggcgccggcaccTACGTCCCCTGCGCCAAGCTGGACGGGATCGTGCGCGACGCCAAGGTGGCGTGCGCCTACGAGGCGTACGGCTGCACGAGCTGGGTCGTCTACTACGAGGCGCTGGACCACCACCGCTACTGCCGGTTCGTGCCCTGCCTCTGCCCGGACCCTGGCTGCGGGCACTCCATGTTGAAAAATAACCGGTTGCTTGCATATTTCTATTCTTAGTTTGTCTAGCGGTGAGCACGGCGTCATCCGCGTCGTGCGTGTTTCCTTTCATGTAGAGCGTGTGTGTGGCGAAGCTTGGCCCGGCAATGGTGCCCATGTTCCGTGGCTGTGGGATGGCGCAGCTAAAACGGGGCGTGGGCGGATGTGCTTATGGCCTTGCCAACCGTGTAATCGTGTGACTCaataaaaggagaaagaaaacatAAAAGCAACAGTTCTGCGCGCTACACAAAAATCCCTGAGTTCCATCTGTTCGTCGCGTTCGTCGCGAGTTCATcgaacgagagagagagggaaagcgAGCGTTCCAGCGAGAATTGATCCTGATCCAGTTTCTACAAGTGGCATCATAGCCCGTTTCCATCGCTGGGATCGTCACCGAGCGATTACCGCAGCATTCATGCCGAGAAATTCGAGATCGCCGGGGTGGCGACGGTCTTGGTCTCCAACCGGCAGCCGCGCAGGAGGAACCGGCGGGGGTGACCGTGGGCTGGTGATTCACCGCGCAGTCAAGGAGGTCGGCAATGCTGGGTGGCCGATGTCAACGAGGACGAACTACACCGACTGGGCGGCGTTGATGCGTGTCATGCTGCAGGGCAGGTACCTGTGGGACGCTGTCAATGTCGGCACCACCAACTTCACCGACGACCGCAACGCCCTTGAGGCGCTGTGCAAGTCGGTGCCGACGGAGCTCCAGGGGAGCATGGTCAACAAGAGCACGGCCAAGGCGGCGTGGGACGCACTGAAGACGCGCCACATTGGCGTTGATCGCGTGCGGAAGGCCAGGGCGCAGACACTGCGCCAGGAGTTCGACGCGCTCACCTTCAAGGAAGGGGAGTCCGTCGATGATTTCTCGTTCCGCATCACCAAGATCACCGACCAGCTCGCGATTTTGGGTGATGTCTACGAAGAGGAAGCGATCGTTCATAAGTTTCTTCACGCCCTATCGGATCGCTTTCATCAGATTGCGGTGGCCATCGAGACCCTCCTCGATCTCGAGGCGGTTTCTCTGGAGGAACTGGTTGGGCGTCTGAAGGCGACGGAGGAGCGATTCGATCGTGGGAAAGGCAAAGGCGGCGGCGGATCAGGCAGCAGTGGCGTCGGCAAGGAGATCGACGGCAAGCTGTACTTCATCGAAGAGCAGGTGATCGCCCGTCTCGCGTCCCGCCTCAACATTAACGCTGACGGGTCGGCGGCGCGAGGCAAGGCGACGGTCGGCTCTGGCAAGCGTCGCGGTGGACGTGGCCGCAGCAAGGAGCGCGGTAAGGAGACGCGCTCAGGACCTCCCAAGAGGGGCCACGGCGGCAAAGTCAACGACGACGCCTGCCGCTACTACGGGAAGACCAGACATTGGATCCGAGAGTGCCGCAAGAAGAAGCGTGACGAGGCGGCGCAAGCACAGGCAAACCTCGCCCATGCAGAGGAAGAGTCGCCGTCGCTGTtcatggcggtggtggcaccTGCCGAGGAAACCGTCCACAGCGCGCACATCGTCGAACAGGTCTTTCCTCAACGAACGCAAGGTCATGGCGGACATCGAAGACGGCAACGACTGGGGAGAGTTGAAGTGGTACCTCGACACAGGAGCGTCGAACCACATGACCGGCGATGCGTCCATCTTCTCCGAGCTGAACCACGGCGTCATCGGCTCAGTACGGTTTGGCGACGGATCGTTGGTGGAGATCGCAGGGCGTGGCACCATCCTGTTCGAGTCGAAGGACGGCGGCCACCGTGCGTTCCATGACGTGTACCACATCCCACGACTCTGGAGCAGCATCCTGAGCATCGGTCAACTCGATGAGAACGACTGCAAGATTGACATCGACGACGGCGTTCTCCAGATGTGGGATCGTGGCAGCCAGGAGCTGCTCACCAAGGTAAAGCGCTCGACAAACCGCCTCTACATCCTCCCGCTCAAGCCGGCGAGGCCCGTGTGCCTGGCAGCCAGCTACAACGACGACGAGTGGAGATGGCATGCTCGGTTTggccatctcgggttccaggccCTGCAGAAGATGAGCCACGGCGGCATGGTTCACGGACTGCCTTCGATTGAGCATGTCGAACATGTCTGCGATGCGTGCCTGGCGGGGAAACAACGTCGAGCACCTTTCCCGCAGGCAGCCAAGTACCGCGCCTCCAAACCACTCGAGCTTCTTCACGGTGACCTGTGCGGCGTGGTGACTCCACCAACACCCGGCGGCAAGCGTTATATATTGCTCGTCGTCAATGACATGTCCAGGTACATGTGGGCGGTACTTCTCGCCAACAAGTCCGACGTTGAGGACGCGTTCAAGAAGCTACGCGCCGGTGTCGAGAATGAAGCGGGGAGGCGGATCAAGGCGTTCCGCACTAACTGTGGGGGGGGGGAGTTCACGTTGGCGAGCTTCCACGAGTACTGCTCCGACCACGGCATCAAGCGGCATCTCACTGCGCCGTACAGTCCTCAGCAAAACGACGTGGTGGAATGCCGGAACCAGTCTGTGATCGCCATGGCGCGgagcatgatgaaggccaagaacaTTCTGGCCTGGCTTTGGGGGGAGGTCGTGATGACAGTCGTCTTCCTGTTGAATCGCGCCCCAACGCGGAGCCTAGTGGGGCGGACTCCATACGAAGCCTGGTACGGTGACAGACCGGCCGTCCACTTTCTACGCGTGTTTGGCTGCGTGGCTCATGTCAAGGTCATGAAGCCGAACGCCGGGAAGCTGGATGACCGAAGCAAGAAGATGGTGATGATCGGCTACGAAGCAGGCTCAAAAGCCTACTGGGTGTTCGACCCCGTCGCGAACCGCGTGCACATCACGCGTGACGCGGTGTTTGAGGAGGGTGCTGCCTAGGACTGGAGCGCGTCTGACAACAATGGCGTGGAAGAGAATGACTACAGTGGTGGCCATGACTCATTTGTCATCGAGGAGTCCTGGGTTGAACTGGACGCAGGGAGCCAGACACCACTTCGTCAGCTAGACACGGGTCCGCAACGTCGACACCAAGGGGCGCGTCTCCATTGTCTGCAGCACCAGCATCGCCCTCTCGACTTTCATCACAAACAGCACAACCGACGTCGACGCCAAGCTCAGCAATGTCAGCGGCGTCCACTGCAACCTCATCACCACGAACTCCCCATGTCCAAGGTGGACCCGTACCGTGGCAAGGTAACCTGCCACCGAATGGCGCGAtccccatcgagttcatttcccTAACGTCAGGTGCGCTGGAGACACtagacgccgacgacgacagcggCCTCCCTCACCGTTTCAGGGTCGTTGACAACCTGCTGCGACGAGCTCGTGGCAGATGGCGATCTGCTCCTCACCGTCGATGAAGAACCCACTACCTACGACGATGTTGCGAACCGCAAGGAGTGGAAGCAAGCGA
Coding sequences within:
- the LOC136449646 gene encoding disease resistance protein Pik-2-like isoform X2 encodes the protein MELVVGASQATMKSLLGKLGGLLSQEYTLIRGVRGDIQYINDELASMQAFLRDLSNPDDQDNRTKDWMKQIRDIAYDVEDCIDDFAHRLPHDSISDVKCTFIVMRLYELKTWWPRRQIATNISALKVRAQQIAERRSRYGVENPIKGNKNRPGIRSTMYSDIAEHQVADHQLINIKEPVGMNNIKELQEWVTKPHPERTVLSIIGFGGVGKTTIATALYRRVSNEFDCRALVTVSQNYDEDAVLSSILNQVMPQDRNQEQRGSEAASFEKNLVIHITSKLKRAVSLDQGDRKQGNDGSSGTKQIKIKTTGRDQLVKELKQHLDEKRYLLLIDDIWSAKTWESIRNCLPDNKKRSRIIVTTRFQAVGAACSRRERIDLLHRIDFLKENDSKSLFDQSVSESISSKHSEKVQEDKHRVQDQDKHSQKVQGEDKHSEKVQDQDKHSEKVQDQDKEIWKICGGLPLAIVTIAGLVACNPNGGEVCRSVFPKSVDRLTLDEVTRILDCCYNDLPGYLKTCSLYMSVFPKGWKISRKRLTRRWIAEGFVSEGQGLTEEEVAETYFNQLMKRKIIRPLKHSSNGKLKTFQVHDMVLEYIVSKSSEENFITVVGGHWMMAAPSNKVRRLSMQGSGSKPGDSTKGMNLSQVRSLTVFGSLNQLPFHSFNNGIIQVLDLEGWKGLKEKHLDDICKMLVLKYLSLRRTEITKIPSKIGKLIYLETLDIRETNVRELPKSVGQLKCISNILGGNKNPRKGVRWPQEKSKEARKGALLQEKSKDALKSLRILSGIEIVGESTAVEGLHQLTGLRKLVIYKLSIPKDGQAFTELQSAIEYLGSCSLQTLAINDEGSDFINSLDSMSAPPIYLVALELSGKLERPPQWITKLHSLNKLSLSMTVLRTDTLELLRSLPSLFSLTFSLIAANPDQDIEDILEKNKTLSDGEVFVTAGFEKLKLLRFFAPFVPKLVFSDNAMPELEMIEMRFEAFHGIFGTDTLKKLQEVHLRVNDHADGMTRIFIDDLKNNERVRVIVDYIVTA
- the LOC136449646 gene encoding disease resistance protein Pik-2-like isoform X1, producing the protein MELVVGASQATMKSLLGKLGGLLSQEYTLIRGVRGDIQYINDELASMQAFLRDLSNPDDQDNRTKDWMKQIRDIAYDVEDCIDDFAHRLPHDSISDVKCTFIVMRLYELKTWWPRRQIATNISALKVRAQQIAERRSRYGVENPIKGNKNRPGIRSTMYSDIAEHQVADHQLINIKEPVGMNNIKELQEWVTKPHPERTVLSIIGFGGVGKTTIATALYRRVSNEFDCRALVTVSQNYDEDAVLSSILNQVMPQDRNQEQRGSEAASFEKNLVIHITSKLKRAVSLDQGDRKQGNDGSSGTKQIKIKTTGRDQLVKELKQHLDEKRYSVQSCDLATSLMSARGDGYTWYLLLIDDIWSAKTWESIRNCLPDNKKRSRIIVTTRFQAVGAACSRRERIDLLHRIDFLKENDSKSLFDQSVSESISSKHSEKVQEDKHRVQDQDKHSQKVQGEDKHSEKVQDQDKHSEKVQDQDKEIWKICGGLPLAIVTIAGLVACNPNGGEVCRSVFPKSVDRLTLDEVTRILDCCYNDLPGYLKTCSLYMSVFPKGWKISRKRLTRRWIAEGFVSEGQGLTEEEVAETYFNQLMKRKIIRPLKHSSNGKLKTFQVHDMVLEYIVSKSSEENFITVVGGHWMMAAPSNKVRRLSMQGSGSKPGDSTKGMNLSQVRSLTVFGSLNQLPFHSFNNGIIQVLDLEGWKGLKEKHLDDICKMLVLKYLSLRRTEITKIPSKIGKLIYLETLDIRETNVRELPKSVGQLKCISNILGGNKNPRKGVRWPQEKSKEARKGALLQEKSKDALKSLRILSGIEIVGESTAVEGLHQLTGLRKLVIYKLSIPKDGQAFTELQSAIEYLGSCSLQTLAINDEGSDFINSLDSMSAPPIYLVALELSGKLERPPQWITKLHSLNKLSLSMTVLRTDTLELLRSLPSLFSLTFSLIAANPDQDIEDILEKNKTLSDGEVFVTAGFEKLKLLRFFAPFVPKLVFSDNAMPELEMIEMRFEAFHGIFGTDTLKKLQEVHLRVNDHADGMTRIFIDDLKNNERVRVIVDYIVTA